A region from the Rosa rugosa chromosome 6, drRosRugo1.1, whole genome shotgun sequence genome encodes:
- the LOC133714794 gene encoding alpha-L-fucosidase 1-like, with protein sequence MAKQWRSLCIFTFLQLCTFTISRLEQVPTPPLPILPLPTYSQLKWQQRELIMFLHFGVNTFTDSEWGTGRESPAIFNPAGLDANQWFKTASDAGISLVILTAKHHDGFCLWPSKYTDHSVESSPWKSGHGDVVQELVTAAKTRDGIDVGLYLSPWDRHDRRYGQEVAYNQYYLAQLQELLSRYGSVREIWFDGSKGPNAPNMSYYFSDWFSMVRELQSSINIFSDAGPDVRWVGDEQGFAGSTSWSTINRSSLSIGNASIEGYLNTGDPQGTDWLPPECDVSIRNGWFWHKSESPKKLSKLLEIYYNSVGRNCVLLLNVPPNSTGLISEADVQRLRELRGAIDTIFSSNLADKCFIKVSSQRGGKGGGFGPENVLDSDHLWTYWAPKDGDKEEHWIEFRGRDKGLRFNVIRIQEAIGLGQRIKSHEIYVDGKRVAKGTTVGYKRLHRLEGGVVYGQIVRIRIKDSKGMPLISSIGLHFDPYWHPSG encoded by the exons ATGGCTAAACAGTGGCGCTCTTTGTGCATATTCACATTCCTCCAACTTTGCACATTCACCATCTCAAGGCTTGAGCAAGTCCCAACACCACCATTACCCATCCTACCACTTCCCACATATTCCCAGCTCAAATGGCAACAGAGGGAGCTCATAATGTTCCTCCATTTCGGAGTGAACACCTTCACCGACTCCGAATGGGGAACCGGCCGTGAAAGCCCAGCCATTTTCAACCCGGCCGGGCTTGACGCCAACCAGTGGTTCAAAACAGCTTCGGATGCAGGCATATCACTAGTGATACTCACTGCAAAGCACCATGATGGGTTTTGCTTGTGGCCTTCAAAGTACACTGACCACTCCGTGGAGAGTAGTCCTTGGAAAAGTGGCCATGGTGATGTTGTTCAAGAGCTGGTCACTGCCGCCAAGACACGTGACGGCATTGACGTCGGGCTTTATCTGTCGCCGTGGGATAGGCATGACCGGAGATACGGTCAGGAGGTAGCATACAATCAGTACTACTTGGCCCAATTACAAGAACTTCTCAGCAG GTACGGGAGTGTAAGAGAAATTTGGTTCGATGGAAGTAAGGGTCCGAATGCACCAAACATGTCCTATTACTTTTCAGATTGGTTCTCCATGGTGAGGGAGTTACAGAGCTCCATTAACATATTCTCAGATGCTGGTCCGGATGTTAGATGGGTCGGCGATGAGCAAGGCTTTGCCGGAAGCACAAGCTGGTCCACCATTAATCGGAGTTCATTATCAATAGGGAATGCAAGCATTGAAGG TTATCTCAACACTGGTGATCCACAAGGAACAGACTGGTTGCCGCCAGAATGTGACGTTTCAATAAGAAATGGATGGTTTTGGCACAAATCAGAGTCGCCTAAGAAGCTAAGCAAGCTACTTGAAATTTACTACAACTCTGTAGGAAGAAATTGTGTGCTGTTACTCAATGTGCCTCCTAATTCGACCGGACTTATATCCGAAGCAGATGTGCAAAGACTCAGAGAATTGAGAGGTGCAATTGACACAATATTTTCTAGCAATTTAGCTGATAAATGCTTCATCAAAGTGAGTAGCCAAAGAGGAGGCAAAGGAGGAGGTTTTGGACCTGAAAATGTGCTAgacagtgaccatttgtggacaTATTGGGCTCCAAAGGATGGTGACAAAGAGGAGCATTGGATTGAATTTAGAGGCAGAGATAAAGGATTGAGGTTCAATGTGATTAGGATTCAAGAGGCAATCGGGCTTGGCCAAAGAATCAAAAGTCATGAAATTTATGTGGATGGTAAGAGGGTTGCAAAAGGAACCACAGTGGGGTACAAAAGGCTTCACAGACTTGAAGGGGGGGTAGTCTATGGCCAAATTGTAAGAATTAGAATTAAAGACTCAAAAGGGATGCCTTTGATTTCTTCCATTGGTCTGCATTTTGATCCCTATTGGCACCCAAGTGGGTAG
- the LOC133718159 gene encoding alpha-L-fucosidase 1-like — MGKQWCSLFIITFFELCTFTFSRLEQVTTPPLPVLPLPTYQQLKWQQREIIMFLHFGVNTFTDLERGTGHENPAIFNPVALDASQWVSVAEDAGISLMILTAKHHDGFCLWPSKYTDHSVERSPWKNGHGDVVQELVNAAKPRGIDVGLYLSPWDRHDRRYGLEKPYNEYYLAQLQELLSRYGSLREIWFDGYKGEHAPNMSYYFTDWFSMVKELQSSINIFSDAGPDVRWVGNEAGFAGKTCWSTINRTSLSIGNASIEDYLNKGDPKGTDWLPAECDVSIRKGWFWHSSESPKKLSQLLEIYYNSVGRNAVLLLNVPPNSTGLISEVDVQRLREFRIAIDTIFSTNVAEKCSIKVSSQRGGTGGGFGPENVLDSDHLWTYWAPRDGDKEDHWIEFRADEGMRFNVIRIQEAIGLGQRIKRHEICVDGKIVVNGTTVGHKRLHRLEEGVVHGQTVRIRIKESRGGLPLISSIGLHFDPYWHPDKGV; from the exons ATGGGTAAACAATGGTGCTCATTGTTCATAATCACATTCTTTGAACTATGCACATTTACATTCTCTAGGCTTGAGCAAGTAACAACACCACCCTTGCCAGTTCTACCACTTCCTACGTATCAACAACTGAAATGGCAACAAAGGGAGATAATAATGTTCCTCCATTTTGGAGTGAACACATTCACTGACCTTGAGCGTGGCACCGGGCATGAAAACCCAGCCATATTCAACCCAGTTGCGCTTGATGCGAGCCAATGGGTGAGTGTAGCAGAAGATGCAGGCATATCACTAATGATACTTACTGCAAAGCACCATGATGGGTTTTGCTTGTGGCCTTCTAAGTACACTGACCATTCTGTGGAAAGAAGTCCTTGGAAAAATGGCCATGGCGATGTTGTTCAGGAGTTGGTTAATGCGGCTAAGCCCCGTGGGATTGACGTTGGGCTGTATCTCTCACCCTGGGACAGACATGATCGCAGATATGGGCTGGAGAAGCCATATAACGAATACTACTTGGCTCAGTTACAAGAGCTACTCAGTAG ATATGGGAGTTTAAGAGAAATTTGGTTTGATGGATATAAAGGTGAACATGCGCCGAACATGTCCTATTATTTTACAGATTGGTTCTCTATGGTGAAGGAGTTGCAGAGTTCCATTAACATATTTTCTGATGCTGGTCCTGATGTTAGATGGGTTGGAAATGAGGCTGGGTTTGCGGGGAAAACATGCTGGTCCACCATCAATCGGACCTCGTTATCAATTGGGAATGCAAGCATTGAGGA TTATCTCAACAAAGGTGATCCAAAAGGGACAGATTGGTTGCCAGCAGAGTGCGATGTCTCAATCAGAAAAGGATGGTTTTGGCATAGTTCAGAGTCACCTAAGAAGCTAAGCCAGCTACTCGAAATTTACTATAACTCAGTAGGACGAAATGCTGTGTTACTACTCAACGTGCCTCCTAATTCGACAGGGCTCATATCCGAAGTAGATGTCCAAAGACTCCGAGAATTTAGAATTGCAATCGACACCATATTTTCGACCAATGTAGCAGAGAAATGCTCCATCAAGGTCAGTAGCCAAAGAGGGGGTACAGGAGGAGGTTTTGGACCTGAGAATGTGCTAgacagtgaccatttgtggacaTATTGGGCTCCAAGGGATGGTGACAAAGAGGACCACTGGATTGAATTCAGAGCAGATGAAGGGATGAGGTTCAATGTGATCAGGATTCAAGAGGCGATTGGGCTAGGTCAGAGGATCAAACGGCACGAAATTTGTGTCGATGGTAAAATAGTAGTTAATGGAACCACAGTGGGTCACAAGAGACTTCACAGACTTGAAGAGGGAGTAGTCCATGGCCAAACAGTAAGAATTAGAATTAAAGAATCAAGAGGTGGGCTTCCTTTAATTTCATCCATTGGCCTCCATTTTGATCCCTATTGGCACCCAGATAAAGGTGTGTGA
- the LOC133718725 gene encoding 3-ketoacyl-CoA synthase 5-like: MGNYTPHLYPSAPLFTSVSTSFPLPTKSFLFSFSSPMAPLVSEQCLNSTTPSTFLSKQILSTLSQSLGLLVLILVTSLEALFLLQKRPPIFHFINLSCFTIVFILKPYLSKKTHKVYLVDFSCLKPPSSCKVPFSKFLKNSSMIEGFDSESISFMANILTSSGQSQETYLPPALHHIPPKTDHHEYIKEVHMVLFPIMDDLLAKTKLSPQDIDILIVNCSGFNPSPSLASLVINHYSMRTDIKSFNLSGMGCSAGALGIDLAQNLLQIHRNSYAVVLSTEILSTGWYAGHEKPKLILNCLFRMGSAAILLTNKNQTSKSPKYELFKTLRTQKAYDDRAYLSTIREEDSDGKLGVTIKRDLLQVAGETLRANVTVLGSSILPLSEKFWHGVSIIRKRFLNKSEEIYVPNFKRVIGHFCLPASGRPVIREIGKGLKLGDREMEAAVMTLHRFGNQSSSSLWYELAYLEGKERVKKGDKVWQLGMGTGPKCTSLVWKCIRPIEGESKKGPWADCIHQYPFEAHGEGAN; this comes from the coding sequence ATGGGCAATTACACTCCCCATTTATACCCTTCTGCACCTTTATTTACCTCTGTCTCAACTTCCTTTCCACTACCAACAAaatcttttctcttctctttctcatCTCCAATGGCACCTCTAGTTTCTGAGCAATGCCTCAACTCCACCACCCCTTCCACTTTTTTATCAAAGCAGATTCTTTCAACTCTCTCCCAAAGTCTAGGACTTTTGGTGCTCATACTTGTAACATCCCTTGAAGCCTTGTTTCTGCTCCAAAAAAGACCACCCATTTTTCACTTCATTAACCTCTCTTGCTTTACCATCGTCTTCATCCTCAAGCCTTACCTCTCCAAAAAGACTCATAAAGTCTACTTGGTAGACTTCTCATGTCTAAAACCACCAAGCTCCTGCAAAGTCCCCTTCTCCAAATTCCTCAAGAACTCCTCCATGATTGAAGGTTTCGACAGTGAAAGCATATCTTTCATGGCCAACATCCTCACTTCTTCGGGCCAAAGCCAAGAGACCTATCTCCCTCCAGCCTTACACCACATTCCTCCCAAAACCGACCACCATGAATACATCAAAGAAGTTCACATGGTCCTTTTCCCCATCATGGATGACCTTTTGGCCAAAACCAAACTCTCCCCTCAAGACATTGACATCCTAATAGTAAATTGTAGCGGTTTCAATCCCTCTCCTTCTCTAGCCTCTCTTGTCATTAACCACTACTCCATGAGAACTGACATCAAGAGCTTCAACCTCTCCGGAATGGGATGCAGCGCAGGCGCTTTGGGCATTGATCTGGCCCAAAATCTCCTCCAAATTCACAGGAACTCATACGCCGTTGTTCTCAGCACAGAGATTTTATCGACAGGTTGGTACGCCGGCCACGAAAAACCCAAGTTGATCCTCAACTGCCTCTTCAGAATGGGCAGCGCAGCCATTTTGCTCacaaacaaaaatcaaacatCCAAATCTCCAAAGTACGAACTGTTCAAAACACTCAGAACCCAGAAAGCCTACGACGACAGAGCTTACCTCTCCACCATTCGAGAGGAAGACTCCGACGGAAAACTCGGCGTCACCATCAAACGTGATCTGCTACAAGTCGCCGGCGAGACGCTCCGAGCAAACGTCACCGTTTTGGGGTCGTCAATCCTTCCATTATCTGAGAAATTCTGGCACGGTGTTTCGATAATCAGGAAGAGATTCTTAAACAAGTCTGAGGAGATTTACGTTCCGAATTTCAAGAGAGTGATAGGGCATTTTTGTCTGCCGGCGTCGGGGAGACCGGTGATAAGGGAAATCGGGAAAGGTTTGAAGCTTGGAGATAGGGAAATGGAGGCTGCTGTGATGACGTTGCACAGGTTTGGGAACCAGTCGTCTTCTTCGTTGTGGTATGAATTGGCGTACTTGGAGGGAAAAGAGAGGGTGAAGAAAGGTGACAAGGTTTGGCAGCTTGGGATGGGGACTGGGCCGAAGTGCACTAGTTTGGTTTGGAAGTGTATAAGGCCCATTGAGGGTGAGTCCAAGAAAGGCCCGTGGGCCGATTGCATCCATCAGTATCCATTTGAAGCCCACGGTGAAGGAGCTAATTAG
- the LOC133715695 gene encoding subtilisin-like protease SBT1.3, with translation MKMAQKPVIKWLVLILTSCVFFSIALSAKTQTYIIQMDKSAKPESFTTHLDWYSSKVNSVLNKPEKGGAQNQDRIIYTYQTAFHGVAAQLSKQETDLLEQQDGVLAIFPEQKYQLHTTRSPLFLGLEPHDSTTDNVWSQRVSDHDVIVGVLDTGVWPESQSFNDTGMSPVPRRWRGACETGRGFTKSNCNRKIVGARIFHRGYEAATGKINEQTEYKSPRDQDGHGTHTAATVAGSPVRGANLLGYAYGTARGMAPAARIAAYKVCWVGGCFSSDIMAAVDKAVEDGVDVLSISLGGGVSSYYRDSLSIAAFGAMEMGVFVSCSAGNGGPDPVSLTNVSPWITTVGASTMDRDFPATVKLGNGRSVTGVSLYRGRIKLDTKKLYPVVLAGGNSSSPNPSSLCLEGTLDPRKVKGKIVICDRGISPRVQKGDVVKNAGGVGMILANTASNGEELVADCHLIPAVAVGENEAKSIKHYALTSPKAKATLAFVGTRVGVRPSPIVAAFSSRGPNLLSFEIMKPDLVAPGVNILAAWTGALGPSSLATDHRRVKFNILSGTSMSCPHVSGIAALLKSRHPEWSPAAIKSALMTTAYVHDNTHKPLEDASKAKISTPFDHGAGHINPRKALDPGLVYDIQPQDYLEFLCTQKLTPTQLKVFSNSTCRHTLANAGDLNYPAISVVFVENTNVSVLTVHRTVTNVGPAVSSYHAIVSPFKGAYVKVEPRILKFTKANQKLSYKVTFTTKTRQTEPEFGGLVWKDGMHRVRSPIVVAWGMLI, from the coding sequence ATGAAAATGGCTCAAAAACCAGTGATCAAATGGCTGGTTCTGATTCTAACAAGCTGTGTCTTCTTCAGCATTGCCCTCTCTGCAAAAACCCAAACTTACATCATCCAAATGGACAAGTCCGCCAAGCCTGAATCTTTCACCACCCACCTCGACTGGTACTCCTCCAAAGTAAACTCAGTACTCAACAAACCAGAAAAAGGAGGCGCTCAAAACCAAGACAGAATCATTTACACTTACCAAACCGCCTTTCATGGCGTCGCAGCTCAGCTGAGCAAACAAGAAACCGATCTACTAGAGCAACAAGATGGAGTCTTGGCTATATTCCCAGAACAAAAGTACCAGCTCCACACCACCAGAAGTCCTCTGTTTCTCGGGCTCGAACCACACGACAGCACCACCGACAACGTCTGGTCCCAGCGAGTCTCCGACCATGACGTCATCGTCGGAGTACTCGACACGGGGGTCTGGCCGGAGAGCCAGAGCTTCAACGACACCGGAATGTCTCCGGTGCCGCGGCGCTGGAGAGGCGCGTGCGAGACCGGCCGCGGCTTCACAAAAAGCAACTGCAACAGGAAAATCGTCGGCGCCAGAATCTTCCACCGGGGGTACGAGGCCGCCACCGGAAAAATCAACGAGCAGACGGAGTACAAGTCCCCGAGGGACCAAGACGGACACGGGACCCATACCGCCGCAACCGTCGCCGGATCTCCGGTACGTGGCGCCAATCTTCTCGGATACGCGTACGGTACGGCCAGGGGAATGGCGCCGGCGGCGAGGATCGCGGCGTACAAGGTGTGCTGGGTCGGAGGTTGTTTCAGCTCTGATATAATGGCGGCGGTTGATAAGGCCGTCGAGGACGGTGTCGATGTTTTGTCTATTTCTCTTGGCGGTGGAGTTTCCTCGTATTACCGGGATAGTTTGTCTATTGCGGCGTTTGGGGCGATGGAGATGGGTGTTTTTGTCTCCTGCTCCGCGGGGAACGGTGGGCCAGACCCGGTGAGTCTGACGAATGTGTCACCTTGGATCACCACCGTCGGTGCTAGCACTATGGATAGGGATTTTCCGGCCACTGTGAAGTTGGGGAATGGGAGGAGTGTAACGGGAGTTTCGCTTTATAGAGGGAGAATAAAGCTTGACACAAAGAAGCTGTACCCTGTTGTGTTAGCGGGTGGGAATTCGAGTAGTCCCAATCCGAGCTCGTTGTGTTTAGAAGGTACTTTAGATCCGAGGAAAGTTAAGGGGAAGATTGTGATTTGTGATCGTGGGATTAGTCCTAGAGTGCAGAAGGGAGACGTGGTGAAGAATGCCGGAGGAGTTGGGATGATCTTGGCGAATACGGCTTCCAATGGGGAGGAGCTTGTTGCTGATTGTCATCTGATTCCGGCGGTTGCTGTGGGAGAGAATGAAGCAAAATCGATCAAGCATTACGCCTTAACAAGTCCGAAAGCAAAGGCAACTTTAGCATTTGTTGGTACTAGAGTTGGGGTTAGACCGTCTCCTATTGTGGCTGCATTTTCATCAAGAGGGCCTaatcttttgagttttgagaTTATGAAGCCGGATTTGGTGGCGCCGGGAGTGAACATTCTTGCTGCTTGGACTGGGGCATTGGGTCCGTCGAGCTTGGCAACGGATCATAGGAGAGTGAAGTTCAATATCTTGTCCGGGACTTCAATGTCATGTCCTCATGTGAGTGGGATTGCTGCTCTGCTCAAATCTAGGCACCCCGAATGGAGTCCAGCTGCGATCAAATCCGCTTTGATGACTACAGCTTATGTTCATGACAACACACATAAGCCTCTTGAAGATGCCTCAAAAGCTAAAATTTCAACCCCTTTTGATCATGGAGCTGGACACATAAACCCGAGGAAGGCTCTTGACCCGGGCTTGGTTTATGACATTCAGCCCCAGGATTATCTTGAGTTCCTCTGCACACAAAAGCTAACCCCAACGCAGCTCAAGGTGTTTAGCAATAGCACTTGCCGTCACACTCTGGCCAATGCAGGGGACCTCAACTATCCGGCAATTTCAGTTGTGTTTGTGGAGAACACTAATGTCTCTGTCTTGACAGTTCATAGAACTGTCACTAATGTTGGCCCTGCGGTTTCGAGTTACCATGCCATAGTTTCACCATTCAAGGGTGCTTATGTGAAAGTTGAGCCGCGAATTCTGAAGTTCACCAAAGCTAATCAGAAGCTGTCTTACAAAGTGACCTTTACCACAAAGACTAGGCAGACAGAACCTGAGTTTGGAGGGTTGGTGTGGAAGGATGGAATGCACAGAGTGAGAAGTCCAATTGTGGTCGCATGGGGAATGCTGATATGA